A genome region from Gymnogyps californianus isolate 813 chromosome 4, ASM1813914v2, whole genome shotgun sequence includes the following:
- the LOC127016270 gene encoding neuropeptide-like protein C4orf48 homolog: MLAPCLLRRAVLTVPLVFVVALLLAEPVSSDQEAGTAIPAESRPCVDCHAFEFMQRALQDLKKTAYNLDTRTETLLLQVEKRNLCDCVTANLLN, translated from the exons ATGCTGGCACCCTGCCTTCTGAGAAGAGCGGTCCTTACAGTTCCTTTAGTTTTTGTGGTTGCACTGCTTCTCGCGGAGCCTGTTAGTTCTGATCAAGAAGCAGGAACAGCCATACCAGCTGAAA GTCGTCCCTGTGTTGATTGCCATGCATTTGAGTTCATGCAGAGGGCTCTGCAGGATTTAAAGAAGACAGCGTATAATCTAGACACGCGG ACAGAAACTCTGCTTCTTCaggtggaaaagagaaatctgtgCGACTGTGTAACTGCAAATCTGCTGAACTGA